A single genomic interval of Pseudorca crassidens isolate mPseCra1 chromosome 19, mPseCra1.hap1, whole genome shotgun sequence harbors:
- the LOC137211716 gene encoding C-C motif chemokine 3-like, with amino-acid sequence MEVPAAALAVLLCPTALCGQVFSAPFEVDTLTARCFSYTAWQLPREFVADCFETSSQCSKPGVIFQTKRGRQLCANPSEDWVQEYITDLEPNA; translated from the exons ATGGAGGTGCCTGCTGCTGCCCTCGCCGTCCTCCTCTGCCCCACGGCCCTCTGCGGCCAGGTCTTCTCGGCACCAT TTGAGGTTGACACCCTAACGGCCCGCTGCTTCTCCTATACTGCCTGGCAGCTTCCTCGCGAATTCGTAGCTGACTGTTTTGAGACCAGCAGCCAGTGCTCCAAGCCCGGTGTCAT CTTCCAAACCAAAAGAGGCCGGCAGCTCTGTGCCAACCCCAGTGAGGACTGGGTCCAGGAATACATCACTGACCTGGAGCCGAATGCCTGA